Proteins encoded within one genomic window of Companilactobacillus sp.:
- a CDS encoding disulfide bond formation protein B gives MYSSNANSTVASKLGFWGANLFVFAYNFVLAGGFFFQFALHEFPCPLCMIQRYFMMLACFGPLYIILATKNRTITPQKFMRGYGLSLLAALLGASASIRQILLHIAPKDPGYGSAVFGIHTYTWALISFIVVMFFCAFMMIFAKELCPKGSEYNVIATINIWIFAVLIIANLFAIIAEEGFHFLLPSDPTKYLLFQ, from the coding sequence ATGTATTCATCAAACGCAAACAGTACAGTGGCCTCCAAATTAGGTTTTTGGGGAGCTAACTTATTTGTTTTTGCATATAATTTCGTTTTGGCTGGGGGATTCTTTTTTCAATTCGCACTTCATGAATTCCCTTGTCCACTTTGCATGATCCAAAGATATTTTATGATGTTAGCTTGCTTTGGACCACTGTATATCATCTTAGCAACTAAGAATCGCACCATCACACCGCAAAAATTCATGCGAGGCTACGGTCTTTCGCTCTTAGCGGCATTATTAGGTGCTTCAGCATCAATTAGACAGATTCTTTTACACATCGCTCCTAAGGACCCAGGATACGGTTCAGCAGTGTTTGGAATCCACACTTATACTTGGGCTTTGATCAGTTTCATCGTTGTAATGTTCTTCTGTGCATTCATGATGATCTTTGCTAAAGAACTTTGCCCAAAGGGTAGCGAATACAATGTGATCGCTACGATCAATATTTGGATCTTTGCCGTACTTATCATCGCAAATCTTTTTGCTATTATTGCTGAAGAAGGATTCCACTTCTTATTACCATCAGATCCAACGAAGTATTTATTATTCCAGTAA